The Raphanus sativus cultivar WK10039 chromosome 2, ASM80110v3, whole genome shotgun sequence genome includes a region encoding these proteins:
- the LOC108832573 gene encoding histone acetyltransferase HAC1 translates to MNVQAHLSGQVSSNQGTMSQQNGNSQIQNTLVNGGGTGLGPSRGDNDLARLRHGMRVKIFNILQQKQPLPADDASKAKYMDVARRLEEGLFKIANSKEDYLNQATLESRLASLIKGRHMNNYNQRHANNNSSSSVGTMIPTPGLQHSGGNPNMMMTTSFVDAATMAGSNNNMNTGNMLNSGGGMLGGNMSKGYQHSSSNFGLGSGGNISSMNPQRNTGQMMPTPGFVNSGINKNNNTISQSYLSVEASNSNNSVGFSAAPMMVSQPHQQQQQQQPRLDTGGQNSRILHNLRSQMGVGLRAGMQQKISSLMNAKSVDSGSRSSQQAYDSLQRSGMQGEGYGTNNVDPFHSGNLYGAATSVGTLTNTQNTNSASFQSVSGNSSSLSHQQQQPNRFQQQPNQIHQHQQQFLHQRQLKQQQQSQQQQQRFISHDAFGQNHVASDMVTHVKHEPGTENPSNSIHSQTPEQFQLSQFQNQYQNNADDRHTGSQILPATSQSDICTSLPQNSQQIQQMLHPQSMASDSINSFNNLSVGVKSESGLQGHWQSQSQEHTQMSNSMSNERHIQDDFRQRMSGTDEAQPNNTSGGSITGQSHIPTTSESPTQNPVGATCRYGNENQDPRFRNQQKWLLFLRHARNCKVPEGKCPERNCVTVQKLWKHMDSCAAPQCSYPRCRPTKTLINHHRSCKEPNCPVCIPVKAFLQQQANARSLARSKTESGAAAKSVNGAGVSNDAVQTSAGAMSCASPSADVSNHLQPSLKRLKVEQSSQPVDVETESCKSSVISVTEAQSSQHAERKDHRHSDVRASSKCFEVKAEVCEGSSVQARPGFKERKSGIAENIPKQRPVFEPVKKDLSDASPRQEKCKMEKVSESLKEESLAESKPPPKSGKAEIKGVSLTELFTPEQVREHIRGLRQWVGQSKAKAEKNQAMEHSMSENSCQLCAVEKLTFEPPPIYCTPCGARIKRNAMYYTVGAGDTRHYFCIPCYNESRGDTILAEGTPIPKARLEKKKNDEETEEWWVQCDKCEAWQHQICALFNGRRNDGGQAEYTCPYCYIAEVEQSKRKPLPQSAVLGAKDLPKTILSDHIEQRLFKKLKQERTERARAQGKSFDEVPTAESLVIRVVSSVDKKLEVKPRFLDIFREDSYPTEFAYKSKVVLLFQKIEGVEVCLFGMYVQEFGSECAFPNQRRVYLSYLDSVKYFRPEVRSYNGEALRTFVYHEILIGYLEYCKLRGFTSCYIWACPPLKGEDYILYCHPEIQKTPKSDKLREWYLAMLKKASKEGIVAETINLYDHFFMQTGECRAKVTAARLPYFDGDYWPGAAEDLIHQMSQEEDGSRKGNKKGMLKQKITKRALKASGQTDLSGNASKDLLLMHKLGETIHPMKEDFIMVHLQPSCTHCCMLMVSGNRWLCSQCKYFQICDKCYEAEQRREDRERHPANFRDKHALYPVEITDIPTDTRDKDEILESEFFDTRQAFLSLCQGNHYQYDTLRRAKHSSMMVLYHLHNPTAPAFVTTCNACHLDIETGQGWRCEVCPDYDVCNSCYSRDGGVNHPHKLTNHPSLADQNAQNKEARQLRVLQLRKMLELLVHASQCRSANCQYPNCRKVKGLFRHGIQCKVRASGGCVLCKKMWYLLQLHARACKESQCHVPRCSDLKEHLRRLQQQSDSRRRAAVMEMMRQRAAEVAGGSG, encoded by the exons GAAGATTACTTGAATCAGGCGACCCTTGAATCTCGGCTGGCTAGTCTAATCAAAGGCAGACATATGAATAACTACAATCAACGACATGCTAATAataattcttcttcttcggttGGAACAATGATACCCACTCCAGGGTTACAACATAGTGGTGGGAATCCAAATATGATGATGACGACATCCTTTGTTGATGCTGCTACGATGGCTGGAAGTAATAATAACATGAACACTGGAAACATGCTAAATTCTGGTGGTGGCATGCTCGGAG GTAACATGTCTAAAGGATACCAGCATTCATCGAGTAACTTTGGTCTTGGTTCTGGAGGGAACATTTCCTCAATGAACCCACAGAGAAATACTGGCCAGATGATGCCTACCCCTGGATTTGTTAACAGTggtattaataaaaataacaacacTATCAGCCAGTCTTACTTGAGTGTTGAAGCTTCCAATTCCAACAACAGTGTCGGATTTTCTGCTGCCCCCATGATGGTATCTCAGCctcatcagcagcagcagcagcagcaaccgAGGCTGGATACTGGTGGCCAAAATAGTCGTATCTTGCATAACCTTAGAAGTCAAATGGGTGTTGGCCTTAGAGCTGGGATGCAACAAAAAATATCTAGTCTGATGAATGCAAAAAGCGTTGATTCAGGTTCCAGAAGTTCACAGCAGGCTTATGATAGCCTTCAACGTTCAGGAATGCAgg GTGAAGGATATGGCACAAATAATGTTGACCCTTTTCATTCTGGAAATTTGTATGGTGCTGCAACATCTGTTGGGACGTTGACAAATACTCAGAATACCAATTCAGCAAGTTTTCAGTCTGTGTCTGGAAATAGCTCTTCTCTG TCACATCAACAGCAACAGCCTAATCGGTTTCAGCAACAACCTAATCAAATTCACCAACATCAGCAGCAGTTTCTACATCAGCGGCAAttgaagcagcagcagcagagcCAGCAGCAGCAACAGAGATTTATAAGTCATGATGCTTTTGGCCAAAACCATGTGGCATCTGACATGGTTACTCACGTTAAACATGAACCTGGAACTGAGAACCCTAGCAATTCTATACACTCCCAGACTCCTGAGCAGTTCCAGCTTTCTCAGTTTCAAAACCAATACCAGAACAATGCAGATGACCGCCATACAGGTTCTCAGATTCTCCCTGCCACAAGTCAGAGTGATATTTGCACATCGCTTCCCCAAAATAGCCAACAGATACAGCAGATGTTGCACCCGCAGAGTATGGCTTCCGACTCTATTAACAGTTTTAACAACCTTTCTGTCGgagtgaaatcagaatctggtCTGCAAGGTCACTGGCAATCTCAGTCACAGGAACATACTCAAATGTCTAATAGTATGTCGAACGAACGACACATTCAAGATGATTTCCGTCAAAGAATGTCAGGAACGGATGAAGCTCAGCCCAATAACACGTCTGGAGGGTCTATCACAGGTCAAAGCCATATCCCCACTACATCAGAATCTCCTACTCAAAATCCTGTTGGTGCCACTTGTAGATATGGAAACGAAAACCAAGATCCGAGATTTAGAAATCAACAGAAGTGGCTCCTGTTCCTACGCCATGCTCGCAACTGCAAAGTGCCTGAAGGGAAGTGTCCCGAGCGGAATTGCGTTACGGTTCAGAAGCTCTGGAAGCACATGGACAGTTGTGCTGCACCTCAGTGTTCATATCCTCGTTGCCGCCCCACAAAGACACTGATTAACCACCACCGAAGCTGTAAGGAACCTAACTGTCCTGTGTGTATCCCTGTGAAGGCTTTCTTACAGCAACAGGCAAATGCACGTTCCCTAGCTCGTTCAAAAACCGAAAGCGGTGCTGCTGCGAAGTCAGTAAACGGAGCTGGAGTATCCAATGATGCAGTACAGACCTCTGCTGGAGCAATGTCTTGTGCTTCGCCTAGTGCTGATGTTTCAAATCATTTGCAACCTTCGTTGAAACGGTTGAAGGTGGAGCAGTCTTCTCAACCTGTCGACGTTGAGACGGAAAGTTGTAAAAGCTCTGTTATCTCCGTAACGGAAGCACAGTCATCTCAGCATGCTGAAAGGAAAGATCATAGGCACAGTGATGTACGTGCATCTTCAAAGTGTTTTGAAGTGAAAGCTGAGGTTTGCGAAGGTTCTTCTGTCCAGGCACGACCCGGTtttaaagagagaaaaagtGGAATTGCTGAAAATATTCCCAAGCAAAGACCCGTCTTTGAACCTGTGAAAAAGGATCTGTCTGATGCCTCACCTCGGCAAGAGAAGTGCAAAATGGAGAAAGTATCTGAGTCACTGAAGGAAGAAAGTCTGGCAGAGTCTAAACCTCCACCAAAATCGGGAAAAGCAGAGATAAAGGGTGTTTCATTAACTGAATTGTTCACCCCAGAGCAAGTGAGAGAACACATCCGTGGTCTCCGTCAGTGGGTTGGCCAG AGTAAAGCCAAAGCAGAAAAGAATCAGGCTATGGAGCATTCAATGAGTGAGAATTCCTGTCAACTATGTGCAGTGGAGAAGCTTACCTTTGAGCCACCACCTATATATTGTACCCCTTGTGGTGCCCGCATCAAGAGAAATGCTATGTATTACACCGTAGGAGCTGGTGACACTCGTCATTACTTTTGTATTCCATGTTATAATGAATCCCGTGGGGACACCATACTTGCTGAGGGGACGCCTATACCTAAGGCAAGACtcgagaaaaagaaaaacgatGAAGAAACTGAAGAATGG TGGGTCCAGTGTGATAAATGTGAGGCCTGGCAGCATCAGATCTGTGCTTTATTTAATGGGCGAAGGAATGACGGAGGGCAAGCTGAGTATACCTGCCCTTATTGCTATATAGCAGAAGTGGAACAAAGCAAGAGGAAGCCTTTACCTCAGAGTGCTGTCCTTGGTGCTAAAGACCTACCGAAAACAATTCTCAGTGACCATATAGAGCAGCGGTTGTTTAAGAAGCTGAAGCAGGAAAGAACAGAGAGAGCCAGAGCTCAAGGAAAAAGTTTTGATGAG GTTCCTACTGCCGAGTCCCTTGTGATTAGAGTTGTTTCATCTGTTGACAAGAAGCTGGAAGTCAAACCTCGGTTTCTTGATATTTTCCGGGAAGACAGTTACCCAACAGAGTTTGCCTACAAGTCCAAG GTGGTTCTGTTGTTCCAAAAGATTGAAGGTGTAGAAGTTTGCTTATTCGGAATGTACGTCCAAGAATTTGGCTCTGAATGCGCATTTCCTAATCAACGCCGAGTTTATCTCTCTTATCTGGACTCTGTAAAGTACTTTAGACCCGAGGTTAGATCTTATAACGGAGAGGCGCTGCGCACTTTCGTTTACCACGAGATTCTG ATCGGTTACCTAGAATACTGCAAGTTGCGTGGTTTCACCAGCTGCTACATATGGGCTTGTCCGCCGCTCAAGGGCGAGGACTATATCTTATATTGTCATCCAGAAATCCAGAAAACGCCAAAATCTGATAAACTACGAGAGTG GTACTTAGCAATGTTGAAAAAAGCTTCAAAGGAAGGCATTGTTGCAGAGACTATAAATCTATATGACCATTTCTTTATGCAAACTGGTGAATGTAGAGCTAAAGTTACTGCAGCGAGGCTCCCATATTTCGATGGTGACTACTGGCCAGGTGCAGCAGAGGATCTTATACACCAAATGAGTCAAGAAGAAGATGGCAGCAGAAAGGGAAACAAGAAAGGGATGCTCAaacaaaaaatcacaaaaagaGCTCTAAAAGCTTCTGGGCAGACTGATCTATCTGGGAATGCATCCAAGGATCTGTTGCTAATGCATAAA CTTGGTGAGACCATTCACCCAATGAAGGAGGACTTTATCATGGTCCACCTGCAACCTTCTTGCACGCATTGCTGTATGCTGATGGTATCTGGAAATCGTTGGCTCTGCAGTCAGTGCAAATACTTTCAGATTTGTGATAA GTGTTATGAAGCTGAACAGCGGCGTGAAGACAGGGAAAGGCATCCTGCTAATTTTAGGGATAAGCATGCGTTGTACCCT gttgagATTACAGATATTCCTACAGACACGAGGGACAAGGATGAGATACTAGAAAGCGAGTTTTTCGACACAAGGCAAGCGTTTCTGAGTCTCTGTCAAGGGAACCACTATCAGTACGACACGTTGAGGCGGGCAAAACATTCGTCGATGATGGTCCTTTATCATCTGCACAACCCAACTGCTCCTGCCTTTGTCACCACATGCAATGCGTGTCACCTCGACATTGAAACCGGTCAAGGCTGGCGCTGTGAAGTATGCCCGGACTACGATGTGTGCAACTCCTGTTACAGTAGAGATGGCGGAGTTAATCATCCTCACAAGCTGACTAATCATCCATCACTAGCTGATCAAAATGCTCAGAACAAAGAAGCAAGGCAGTTGCGTGTCTTGCAG CTTAGGAAAATGCTGGAACTTCTGGTACATGCATCACAATGTCGTTCTGCAAATTGTCAGTATCCAAATTGCCGGAAAGTGAAGGGACTATTCCGACATGGTATACAGTGCAAAGTACGTGCTTCAGGGGGTTGTGTTCTATGCAAGAAAATGTGGTATCTTCTGCAACTCCACGCTCGGGCCTGCAAGGAATCTCAATGCCATGTACCTCGTTGCAG TGATCTGAAAGAGCATCTGAGAAGATTACAGCAGCAATCAGATTCACGGCGAAGAGCAGCTGTCATGGAAATGATGAGACAAAGAGCTGCAGAAGTCGCTGGGGGATCAGGTTAG
- the LOC108832571 gene encoding U-box domain-containing protein 35-like: MWLPRANNAGRKETGSCSVAVAIDKDKGSQHALKWTIENLASRGQTIFLIHVLSKSHSSSSSDIEEATPQQKKQSEKLAKDLFVSFQCYCSRKEINCQDILLEDVDKVRAITEYVSSSAIENLVIGAASRSGFMRRFKTDLPTSLSKSAPDFCNVYVISKGKIASVRNASRPAPYKKSSMQHSEFDNQQPTTPENVPNHHHDHSQSAGSTPSRPRRSVEYDTIRSPLVRRQGKQYGEIYDSDSDLSFISPSSHRDSHDISFISSGRPSVDRSSITLDFPESGRSSRMSTSSEQSIGSHRLGIKFSDPSFPNESSSTTFSEESDRTPTYSSQGVDDVEAEMKRLRLELKQTMDMYSTACKEALSARQQASALQKLRTQEERRLEEAKSSEEAAMSIVEKERAKAKAALEAADAAKRLAEVEAKRRVNLEMKSLEESDSFSRVRYRKYTVEEIEEATSNFDESKKVGEGGYGPVFRGYLDHTSVAVKVLRPDAAQGRSQFQKEVEVLSCIRHPNMVLLLGACPEFGILVYEYMAKGSLEDRLFMQGNTPPISWQLRFRIAAEIATGLLFLHQTKPEPIVHRDLKPANVLLDHNYVSKISDVGLARLVPAVAENVTQYRVTSAAGTFCYIDPEYQQTGMLGVKSDVYSLGIMLLQILTGKQPMGLTYYVEQAIEEGRLKDMLDPAVTDWPMEEAMSLAKLSLQCAELRRKDRPDLGKEILPELNRLRDIGEESLGNVYYAGSQGKSPNTSQVSISSSSDPFITSSESLPEESQS; encoded by the exons ATGTGGCTACCAAGAGCAAACAATGCAGGAAGGAAAGAGACAGGAAGTTGTTCGGTTGCAGTTGCAATAGACAAAGACAAAGGAAGCCAACATGCTCTTAAATGGACCATCGAGAATCTTGCTTCTCGTGGCCAAACCATTTTTCTCATTCATGTCCTCTCCAAAtcacattcttcttcttcttcag ATATTGAAGAAGCAACGCCACAGCAGAAAAAGCAATCAGAGAAGTTAGCCAAAGATCTCTTCGTATCCTTCCAGTGCTACTGTTCCCGTAAAGAG ATAAACTGTCAAGACATATTACTCGAAGATGTAGACAAAGTGAGAGCCATTACCGAATATGTTTCATCTTCGGCAATAGAAAACTTAGTCATTGGAGCTGCATCACGTAGTGGCTTCATGAG ACGATTCAAAACGGATTTGCCAACAAGTTTGTCAAAGTCAGCTCCAGATTTCTGCAATGTTTATGTCATTTCAAAAGGCAAGATTGCTTCTGTAAGAAACGCATCTCGTCCTGCTCCttataaaaaaagttcaatGCAGCACTCTGAGTTTGACAATCAACAACCAACTACTCCTGAGAATGTACCAAACCACCACCATGATCATAGCCAATCTGCAG GTAGTACGCCATCTAGACCTCGTAGATCAGTTGAATATGATACTATAAG atCACCGTTAGTGAGACGACAAGGAAAACAATATGGGGAAATATATGATTCAGATAGCGACCTTTCATTCATAAGTCCATCTTCACATAGAGACTCTCATGACATCTCCTTCATCAGCTCAGGAAGACCAAGCGTTGACCGCTCTTCCATCACACTTGATTTTCCTGAATCTGGAAGGAGTTCGAGAATGTCAACCAGCTCAGAGCAAAGCATTGGGTCACATCGCTTGGGGATTAAGTTTAGTGATCCTAGTTTCCCTAATGAATCATCATCGACTACGTTCTCTGAAGAGAGTGATAGAACACCTACATATTCATCTCAAGGCGTG GATGATGTTGAAGCTGAAATGAAGAGGCTGCGTCTAGAGCTCAAACAAACCATGGATATGTATAGTACCGCCTGCAAAGAAGCTTTAAGTGCTAGACAACAG GCGTCAGCGCTGCAGAAGCTGAGAACACAAGAGGAAAGAAGGTTGGAAGAAGCAAAGAGTTCAGAGGAAGCAGCAATGTCAATAGTGGAGAAGGAGAGAGCTAAAGCCAAAGCAGCCTTGGAAGCTGCAGACGCTGCAAAGAGATTAGCAGAAGTGGAAGCTAAGAGAAGAGTGAATTTAGAGATGAAGTCTCTGGAGGAATCAGATTCATTCTCTCGTGTTCGGTATAGGAAGTACACAGTTGAAGAGATAGAAGAAGCCACTTCAAATTTTGATGAGTCTAAAAAAGTTGGAGAAGGAGGATATGGTCCTGTGTTCAGAGGCTATCTTGATCACACAAGTGTTGCTGTTAAAGTTCTACGCCCTGATGCAGCTCAAGGGAGATCACAGTTTCAGAAAGAG GTTGAAGTGTTGAGCTGCATAAGGCATCCAAATATGGTGCTACTTCTTGGAGCTTGTCCAGAATTTGGGATCCTTGTGTATGAATACATGGCCAAAGGAAGCTTAGAAGACAGACTTTTCATGCAAGGCAACACGCCGCCAATTTCTTGGCAGCTACGTTTCAGAATAGCTGCTGAGATAGCCACAGGACTACTCTTCCTCCACCAGACCAAACCTGAACCAATTGTCCACAGAGACCTTAAACCAGCAAACGTGCTCCTAGACCACAACTACGTGAGCAAGATCAGCGACGTAGGGCTAGCCAGACTAGTCCCTGCGGTTGCAGAGAACGTCACACAGTACAGAGTCACTTCAGCTGCAGGAACGTTCTGTTACATCGACCCTGAGTACCAGCAGACAGGAATGTTGGGTGTGAAATCAGATGTGTACTCTCTAGGGATCATGCTTCTGCAGATCTTGACAGGGAAACAGCCGATGGGTTTGACTTATTACGTTGAGCAAGCGATAGAAGAAGGGAGGCTTAAGGACATGCTTGATCCAGCAGTAACGGATTGGCCAATGGAAGAAGCTATGTCTTTGGCTAAGCTTTCACTTCAATGTGCAGAGCTAAGAAGGAAAGATAGACCTGATCTTGGGAAAGAGATATTGCCTGAGCTTAATAGGTTGAGAGATATTGGTGAAGAGAGTTTAGGGAATGTGTATTATGCAGGAAGCCAAGGGAAGTCTCCAAACACTAGCCAAGTCTCCATCTCATCatct AGTGATCCTTTTATAACGAGTTCGGAATCTCTACCTGAAGAGTCTCAATCCTAG
- the LOC108820134 gene encoding pyrophosphate-energized membrane proton pump 2 produces MMMDEDVEQAASLLSFNDNRPRAFPNMRTKTYSPLMFRILRRLNVRVVSIILLICFGAIFYMGASTSPIILFVFTVCIISFLLSLYLTKWVLAKDEGPPEMVQISDAIRDGAEGFFRTQYSTISKMAVLLAFVILCIYLFRSLTPQQEAAGLGRAMSAYITVAAFLLGALCSGIAGYVGMWVSVRANVRVSSAARRSAREALQIAVRAGGFSALVVVGMAVIGIAILYSTFYVWLGVDDSPGSMSVNDLPLLLVGYGFGASFVALFAQLGGGIYTKGADVGADLVGKVEQGIPEDDPRNPAVIADLVGDNVGDCAARGADLFESIAAEIISAMILGGTMAKKCKIEDPSGFILFPLVVHSFDLVISSIGILSIKGTRNASVKSPVEDPMAVLQKGYSLTIILAVLTFGASTRWLLYTEQAPSAWFSFALCGLVGIITAYAFVWISKYYTDYKHEPVRTLALASSTGHGTNIIAGVSLGLESTALPVLVISVAIISAYWLGNTSGLVDENGIPTGGLFGTAVATMGMLSTAAYVLTMDMFGPIADNAGGIVEMSQQPESVREITDLLDAVGNTTKATTKGFAIGSAALASFLLFSAYMDEVSAFASVSFKEVDIAIPEVFVGGLLGSMLIFLFSAWACAAVGRTAQEVVNEVRRQFIERPGIMEYKEKPDYSRCVAIVASAALREMIKPGALAIASPIVVGLVFRILGYYTGQPLLGAKVVASMLMFATVCGILMALFLNTAGGAWDNAKKYIETGALGGKGSEAHKAAVTGDTVGDPFKDTAGPSIHVLIKMLATITLVMAPVFL; encoded by the exons atgatgatggATGAAGATGTTGAGCAGGCCGCCAGTTTGTTGTCTTTCAATGACAACAGGCCTAGGGCTTTCCCCAACATGCGTACTAAAACCTACAGTCCACTG ATGTTCCGGATTCTTAGGAGATTGAATGTTCGTGTTGTTTCTATAATTCTGCTAATCTGCTTTGGAGCGATCTTTTACATGGGAGCTAGTACTTCTCCTATCATCTTGTTCGTCTTCACTGTATGCATCATCAGCTTCCTTCTCTCACTATATCTAACCAAGTGGGTTTTAGCTAAAGATGAAGGACCTCCAGAGATGGTTCAG ATATCAGATGCTATACGTGATGGAGCTGAAGGTTTTTTCAGAACGCAGTATAGCACTATATCCAAGATGGCTGTTTTGCTAGCTTTTGTGATTCTTTGCATCTATCTGTTCCGTAGCTTGACTCCCCAGCAAGAGGCTGCTGGTTTAGGAAG GGCGATGTCTGCTTATATTACTGTTGCCGCATTTCTCTTGGGGGCGCTATGTTCAGGTATTGCTGGATACGTTGGAATGTGGGTGTCAGTTCGTGCTAATGTGCGGGTCTCCAGTGCTGCTAGACGTTCTGCGAGAGAAGCATTGCAg ATAGCCGTTCGTGCTGGTGGGTTTTCAGCACTGGTTGTTGTTGGTATGGCTGTGATTGGTATCGCCATCCTTTACTCTACGTTTTATGTTTGGTTGGGAGTGGATGATTCTCCAGGCTCCATGAGTGTTAATGACC TGCCTCTTCTTCTCGTGGGATATGGGTTTGGTGCTTCGTTTGTCGCCTTATTCGCTCAGTTGGGTGGTGGGATATACACTAAAGGAGCTGATGTTGGGGCAGATCTGGTCGGAAAAGTTGAGCAGGGTATTCCTGAGGATGATCCTCGAAATCCTGCTGTTATTGCTGATTTG GTTGGAGACAATGTGGGGGACTGTGCTGCCAGAGGTGCTGATTTATTTGAAAGTATAGCTGCAGAAATTATCAGCGCTATGATACTAGGTGGAACAATGGCTAAGAAGTGCAAAATTGAAG ATCCATCAGGCTTTATCCTATTTCCTCTAGTTGTTCATTCTTTTGACTTGGTAATATCATCAATTGGTATATTATCAATCAAGGGAACACGTAATGCTAGCGTCAAATCTCCGGTAGAGGATCCAATGGCTGTTCTTCAGAAAGGATATTCTCTGACTATTATATTAGCGGTTTTGACTTTTGGCGCG TCCACTCGCTGGCTGCTTTACACCGAACAAGCTCCATCAGCATGGTTCAGTTTCGCTCTATGTGGGTTGGTTGGCATCATCACAGCCTATGCGTTCGTCTGGATATCCAAATACTATACAGACTATAAGCATGAGCCCGTTAGGACGTTGGCTCTCGCTAGCTCGACTGGTCACGGGACCAATATAATCGCTGGAGTCAGCTTGGGTCTGGAATCGACAGCTCTCCCCGTCTTGGTCATAAGTGTTGCTATAATATCTGCGTATTGGCTCGGCAACACCTCGGGACTTGTTGACGAAAACGGAATCCCCACTGGAGGGCTATTTGGAACAGCTGTTGCTACTATGGGAATGCTGAGCACTGCAGCTTATGTTCTTACAATGGACATGTTTGGGCCCATAGCTGATAACGCTGGTGGGATCGTCGAGATGAGCCAGCAG CCAGAGAGTGTCCGTGAGATCACTGATCTTCTTGATGCTGTTGGGAACACAACAAAAGCAACAACGAAAGGGTTTGCCATTGGATCTGCTGCTCTCGCGTCGTTCCTTCTTTTTAGTGCGTATATGGACGAGGTCTCAGCTTTTGCTAGTGTGTCTTTCAAAGAG gttgaTATTGCTATCCCAGAGGTGTTCGTAGGTGGACTACTTGGTTCAATGCTTATATTCCTCTTTAGTGCTTGGGCATGCGCAGCAGTTGGTCGAACTGCACAAGAGGTTGTTAACGAAGTGAGAAGACAGTTTATCGAGAGGCCTGGCATAATG GAGTACAAGGAGAAGCCAGATTATAGCCGCTGTGTAGCCATAGTCGCATCTGCAGCTTTGAGGGAAATGATAAAGCCAGGAGCTTTGGCTATAGCATCACCCATTGTTGTTG GTTTGGTGTTCCGGATCTTGGGATACTACACGGGACAACCTCTGCTTGGAGCTAAAGTTGTAGCGTCTATGCTCATGTTTGCAACAGTATGTGGTATCTTAATGGCACTTTTCCTAAACACAGCGGGTGGTGCTTGGGACAATGCAAAGAAATACATAGAGACTGGTGCACTCGGTGGTAAAGGAAGTGAAGCTCACAAAGCAGCGGTGACTGGTGACAC TGTGGGAGATCCGTTCAAGGACACGGCTGGTCCTTCCATTCACGTGCTTATCAAGATGCTCGCGACTATAACTCTTGTCATGGCTCCTGTTTTCCTCTGA